Proteins encoded within one genomic window of Sminthopsis crassicaudata isolate SCR6 chromosome X, ASM4859323v1, whole genome shotgun sequence:
- the TMEM187 gene encoding transmembrane protein 187 encodes MKRESYQALIHVLLTACLCTATVYMGFFDGVFTEVGYEYYAEVPVQSFPTFLAMPFNSVINLGYLLLGWYWLKKNKRFVGNDENIRQVRYLKDVFAGMALLYGPVQWVRIWTQTHYSAVLDQWFTLPIFAWPVVWCHYLKNGWQPWSFFCIECTSLASYCFTLFHRFGFDIALACHILAAVWSAINLHCQYGDSVSAIYISLALMSCLGFVFLKLGDHWLAQWSVFKKLTGHFWSKICDIMQFHFAFLFFIHFSNPRKLISEEKNV; translated from the coding sequence ATGAAGCGAGAGTCTTACCAGGCCTTGATTCACGTGCTGCTTACAGCCTGCTTATGCACTGCCACTGTCTACATGGGGTTCTTCGATGGTGTCTTCACTGAAGTTGGCTATGAATATTATGCAGAAGTTCCAGTTCAGTCCTTTCCCACCTTTCTTGCTATGCCTTTCAATTCTGTCATTAACCTGGGTTATTTGCTGTTGGGATGGTACTggctgaaaaaaaataagagatttgtaggaaatgatgaaaatataagaCAGGTCCGTTATCTGAAAGATGTCTTTGCTGGCATGGCCCTGCTGTATGGTCCTGTTCAATGGGTACGTATCTGGACCCAGACTCACTACTCTGCTGTTCTAGACCAGTGGTTTACCTTGCCCATTTTCGCTTGGCCAGTTGTCTGGTGCCACTACCTAAAGAATGGTTGGCAGCCCTGGTCATTCTTTTGTATTGAATGTACATCCCTAGCCAGTTACTGCTTTACCCTGTTCCACCGTTTTGGATTTGATATAGCCCTAGCATGTCATATTCTTGCTGCTGTGTGGAGTGCCATAAACTTGCATTGCCAGTATGGAGATTCTGTCTCTGCCATATACATCAGCCTGGCTTTGATGTCTTGCCTGGGCTTTGTTTTCCTTAAGCTAGGTGACCATTGGCTTGCTCAGTGGTCAGTCTTCAAGAAATTGACTGGGCACTTCTGGTCTAAAATTTGTGACATCATGCagttccattttgcatttttgttcttcATACACTTTAGTAATCCTCGGAAACTAATTAGTGAGGAAAAGAACGTTTGA